The Penaeus monodon isolate SGIC_2016 chromosome 13, NSTDA_Pmon_1, whole genome shotgun sequence genome contains a region encoding:
- the LOC119580473 gene encoding uncharacterized protein LOC119580473 has translation MADAFGLLTSASEYGGYGAADGYGYESSIDCNSALGLIGLLGLIELLRDIIDDITTKRRRRSAADDGPFGFLLSSLGSAVGGPPRLLQAVPTVVLPLVQSLVDVNDGLEEAPCLERAMCEANRALLQEASRGNWVDEAAGGLVASLLSQVLSKSFSDYNPETYKQALRAAEAGRKEGADCARLFPGCAELSEGHSPMQDRNFTRVLRARAGGAS, from the exons ATGGCAGACG CATTCGGTTTACTCACGTCAGCCAGTGAATACGGCGGTTACGGGGCAGCAGATGGATACGG gtACGAGAGCTCCATCGACTGCAACTCGGCCCTCGGTCTCATCGGCCTCCTGGGTCTGATCGAGCTGCTCAGG gacaTCATAGACGACATAACGACCAAGCGCCGAAGGAGATCGGCGGCCGACGACGGCCCGTTCGGCTTTTTGCTGAGTTCCTTGGGGAGCGCCGTCGGAGGCCCCCCGCGCCTCCTGCAGGCGGTGCCGACGGTCGTCCTGCCGCTCGTG CAAAGCCTGGTGGACGTGAACGACGGCCTGGAGGAGGCGCCCTGCCTGGAGCGCGCCATGTGCGAGGCGAACCGCGCTCTCCTGCAGGAGGCGTCGCGGGGCAACTGGGTGGACGAGGCCGCAGGAGGCTTGGTGGCGTCCCTGCTCAGCCAGGTCCTGAGCAAGTCCTTCAGCGATTACAACCCCGAGACATACAAGCAGGCGCTGAGGGCGGCggaggcggggaggaaggagggagcggaCTGCGCCAGGCTGTTCCCGGGATGCGCGGAGCTCAGCGAAGGACACAGCCCCATGCAGGACAGAAACTTCACGCGGGTCCTGCGCGCGAGGGCCGGGGGGGCGTCCTAG